In Archocentrus centrarchus isolate MPI-CPG fArcCen1 chromosome 16, fArcCen1, whole genome shotgun sequence, a single window of DNA contains:
- the LOC115794483 gene encoding serum paraoxonase/arylesterase 2-like, with the protein MGKLAYISLAVAALSVLLGERFMNLRKRCLATREIVPKHLPNCVALKNLDYGSEDITILENGLAFISTGLKFPGLPSSDMPGKMFLLDLQDSQTKPIELRMPRNFDLESFNPHGISVFVDPSDNTVYLFVVNHPQHKSQIELFKFVEEDRALEHLKTIKHELLHSVNDIVALGVDRFYATNDHYFSNEILKIFVEPFLPLSWGNVVYYSGEEVKVVSEGYLFANGINTSPDKRHIYVVEFFEQNVHVLERKEDNSLVTVKTVAVGTLCDNVEVDPETGDLWLGCHPNAWKALVFDPKDPPGSEIIRIQNIHSDQPVVTQVYADNGHVIMGSSVAATYGGKLLIGSVFHKALCCDLM; encoded by the exons ATGGGAAAGCTGGCATACATTTCGCTTGCAGTTGCTGCCCTGTCGGTGCTGTTAGGAGAGAGGTTCATGAACCTGAG GAAAAGGTGCCTCGCTACAAGGGAGATTGTCCCGAAACACCTCCCCAACTGTGTCGCACTCAAAAACCTGG ATTATGGGTCGGAGGATATAACGATCCTTGAAAACGGGCTTGCTTTTATCAGCACT GGTCTGAAGTTTCCTGGACTGCCTTCCTCAGATATGCCTGGAAAGATGTTTTTGCTCGATCTGCAGGATTCTCAGACAAAACCAATAGAGCTCCGCATGCCAAGAAACTTTGACCTTGAATCATTCAACCCTCATGGGATCAGTGTATTTGTCGATCCAAGtg ATAACACGGTCTACCTATTTGTTGTCAATCATCCTCAACACAAAAGCCAAATAGAGCTATTCAAGTTTGTTGAGGAGGACCGTGCCCTGGAGCACCTGAAAACCATAAAGCATGAACTTCTTCACAG TGTAAATGATATCGTTGCACTGGGAGTGGATAGGTTCTATGCCACAAATGACCACTACTTTTCAAATGAAATCCTCAAAATATTCGTGGAGCCTTTTCTGCCTCTGTCGTGGGGCAATGTTGTGTACTATAGTGGGGAGGAAGTAAAAGTGGTTTCTGAGGGTTATTTATTTGCAAATGGAATCAACACATCACCTGACAAAAG ACATATTTATGTCGTAGAGTTTTTTGAACAAAATGTGCATGTGCTGGAGCGGAAAGAAGACAATTCATTGGTCACTGTCAAG ACTGTGGCTGTGGGTACACTCTGTGACAACGTCGAAGTTGACCCTGAAACCGGTGACCTTTGGTTAGGCTGTCATCCTAATGCATGGAAGGCTCTCGTGTTCGACCCCAAAGACCCACCAGGATCAGAG ATCATCCGTATCCAGAACATTCATTCGGATCAGCCGGTGGTGACACAGGTGTATGCAGACAATGGACATGTGATCATGGGCTCTTCTGTAGCCGCCACCTATGGAGGGAAACTTCTCATTGGCTCTGTGTTCCACAAGGCTTTGTGCTGTGATTTAATGTAG
- the LOC115794362 gene encoding serum paraoxonase/arylesterase 2-like produces MAATKKVLAVAVAAFAAFIGYKFLKLKEILLASREVPVKHLSCHYLQNIEYGAEDITVLKDGLAFLSTGLKFPGLPSFSDEPGKMYVLDLLHPKPTPVELQIKGGLDLSSFNPHGISAYTDEADDSVYLFVVNHPQHSSQVEIFRYVEKDTLIHLKTIKHPLLYSVNDIVAVGEESFYATNDRYFHNDALQFLVVIMDLALCDVVFYSPHEVRVVASGMRAPNGINISPDKRYIYVSDIIDHEIDVYERQEGERLVYNKSVAVGSLCDNIEVDHKTGDVWLGCHPNAMKLTNYDPEDPPGSEVLRIKNIHSQQPAVTLEYADNGRVLMASTVAAPYEGKLLIGSVFHKALYCLLK; encoded by the exons ATGGCTGCCACGAAAAAAGTTCTTGCTGTTGCTGTCGCTGCCTTTGCAGCTTTCATTGGATACAAATTCCTTAAACTGAA GGAAATTCTGCTTGCTTCCAGAGAGGTTCCTGTGAAACACCTCAGCTGTCATTATTTGCAGAATATTG aaTATGGAGCAGAGGATATCACAGTACTTAAAGATGGACTGGCCTTCCTAAGCAca GGGCTGAAGTTTCCTGGATTACCTTCATTCTCTGATGAACCAGGGAAAATGTATGTTTTGGACCTGCTGCACCCAAAGCCGACTCCAGTGGAGCTGCAAATCAAAGGAGGACTGGACCTCAGTTCTTTCAACCCACATGGCATTAGTGCATACACCGATGAAGCAG ATGACTCTGTGTACCTGTTTGTTGTCAATCACCCTCAGCACAGCAGCCAAGTAGAGATCTTTCGTTATGTTGAGAAAGACACACTCATACATCTGAAAACTATAAAACACCCTTTACTCTACAG tGTGAATGACATCGTTGCAGTCGGAGAGGAGAGCTTCTACGCCACAAATGATCGCTACTTTCACAATGACGCACTTCAGTTTCTTGTTGTCATTATGGACCTGGCCTTGTGTGACGTGGTATTCTACAGTCCACATGAAGTGAGGGTGGTAGCCAGTGGTATGCGTGCCCCAAATGGGATCAACATATCTCCTGACAAAAG gtATATATATGTTTCAGACATTATAGACCATGAGATAGATGTTTATGAGAGGCAAGAAGGGGAACGGTTGGTGTACAATAAG TCTGTAGCTGTTGGATCACTTTGTGACAACATCGAGGTGGACCACAAGACAGGCGACGTGTGGCTCGGCTGTCACCCAAATGCCATGAAGTTGACAAACTATGATCCTGAAGATCCACCTGGCTCTGAG GTGCTCCGGATCAAGAACATCCActcacagcagccagcagtGACCCTGGAGTACGCTGATAACGGCCGTGTGCTCATGGCCTCCACTGTAGCAGCTCCTTATGAGGGAAAGTTACTTATTGGCTCTGTTTTCCACAAAGCCTTGTACTGTCTTTTGAAGTAG